A single Lysinibacter sp. HNR DNA region contains:
- a CDS encoding ABC transporter ATP-binding protein → MVLMRLLAHQLRPHWLLLVWVVVFQLAQALLSLYLPTLNANIIDQGVARGDTGYIMSTGGFMLVLTLLQVICSITAVYFGAKTAMRVGRDLRTAIFHRVGEFSEREVSQFGAPSLITRNTNDVQQVQMFVLMTCTLLISAPILAVGGIAMAMRQDLELSWLIAVSVPVLLLAVSAIIVKMVPLFQLMQERIDNVNRVLREQLVGIRVVRAFVREPLETRRFEVANEEVTDAGLRAGRLFALMFPVVMLVLNVSSVAVIWFGAFRIEDRSMEIGTLTAFLTYLMQILMSVMMATFMAVLAPRAAVCAKRISEILHTESSVTPPEDPVEPSQHNGSITLKEVDFSYPGAEQAVLSNISFTATPGQTTAIIGSTGSGKTTLINLLPRLFDVTGGSVVIDGVDIRRMNPESLWTRIGLVPQKPYLFSGTVASNLRYGRPEASDEELWAALKTAQAEDFVRAMPHGLESLIAQGGTNVSGGQRQRLAIARALVKKSEIYVFDDSFSALDLATDARLRAALARDIGHATLVIVAQRVSTIVGADQILVLEDGEIVGRGTHDELLANNKTYAEIVSSQLVAEEAL, encoded by the coding sequence ATGGTTCTCATGAGACTTCTTGCCCATCAGCTGCGCCCCCACTGGTTATTGCTGGTGTGGGTTGTAGTTTTTCAACTTGCGCAGGCTCTCCTCTCCCTCTATCTCCCCACCCTTAATGCAAACATCATCGATCAGGGAGTGGCTAGGGGAGACACCGGCTACATCATGTCCACAGGTGGTTTTATGCTCGTGCTGACCCTGTTGCAGGTTATCTGCTCAATTACCGCGGTGTATTTTGGTGCAAAAACAGCCATGCGTGTGGGTAGGGACCTCAGAACCGCTATTTTTCATCGGGTGGGAGAGTTTTCCGAGCGGGAAGTTTCGCAGTTTGGTGCGCCCTCACTCATCACAAGAAACACCAACGATGTGCAACAGGTGCAAATGTTTGTTCTGATGACCTGTACCCTGCTGATCTCCGCACCGATCCTTGCCGTTGGTGGAATTGCTATGGCTATGCGGCAGGATCTTGAACTCTCCTGGTTAATTGCGGTGAGCGTCCCCGTTCTCCTCCTGGCAGTGAGCGCAATCATTGTGAAGATGGTTCCGCTTTTTCAATTGATGCAGGAGCGGATCGACAACGTCAACCGGGTGCTGCGCGAACAGCTTGTTGGTATTCGTGTTGTGCGCGCTTTTGTTCGCGAACCTCTTGAAACTCGCCGATTTGAGGTGGCCAACGAGGAAGTTACGGATGCTGGGCTACGGGCCGGTCGTCTTTTTGCTCTCATGTTTCCAGTAGTCATGCTTGTTCTAAACGTGTCAAGTGTGGCCGTGATCTGGTTTGGTGCTTTTCGCATTGAGGATCGCTCGATGGAGATTGGAACCCTCACAGCTTTTCTCACCTACCTCATGCAGATTCTCATGTCCGTCATGATGGCGACCTTTATGGCGGTGCTTGCCCCGCGTGCCGCCGTGTGTGCTAAACGGATCAGTGAGATCCTGCATACGGAATCATCGGTGACTCCTCCTGAAGACCCTGTGGAACCCTCTCAGCATAACGGAAGTATCACCCTAAAAGAGGTTGACTTTTCCTACCCCGGTGCAGAGCAGGCCGTCTTGAGTAATATTAGTTTTACCGCGACCCCGGGACAGACAACCGCAATTATTGGGAGCACAGGCTCGGGAAAAACCACTCTGATTAATCTGCTCCCGCGCCTTTTTGACGTGACCGGTGGGTCGGTTGTTATCGATGGGGTAGATATTCGCCGAATGAACCCTGAAAGTCTCTGGACCCGCATTGGCCTGGTCCCGCAAAAACCCTATCTTTTTTCGGGAACGGTGGCGAGTAATCTTCGCTATGGGCGGCCTGAGGCAAGTGATGAGGAACTGTGGGCGGCGCTTAAAACGGCCCAGGCGGAAGACTTCGTGCGAGCGATGCCGCACGGGCTAGAGTCGCTTATTGCACAGGGCGGCACAAACGTTTCTGGTGGACAGCGACAGCGTCTCGCAATTGCACGGGCTCTCGTAAAAAAGAGCGAGATATACGTTTTTGACGACTCATTCTCGGCTCTTGACCTTGCTACAGATGCTCGCCTACGGGCAGCGCTCGCTCGGGATATTGGGCATGCGACTCTTGTCATCGTGGCGCAGCGCGTG
- a CDS encoding type I restriction endonuclease codes for MYTEITERLASLSTKISNQRDSIETEEATKNAFVMPFISHVLGYDVFNPSEVVPEFTADVGTKKGEKIDYAIIRDGTAQVLIECKKIGEPLHVKHASQLFRYFAAANARIRVLTNGDEYHFFTDLDAPNRMDEKPFLTLTLSDIDATLVPELHKLRKDVFDLESVISAAEDLKYIGELRRVLAGLFTTADEDWVKFLAARFYSGVLTAKMREYFVDLVAKASKQFLNDRINDRLKAAMDDGVPENTEPSELARETDKENLIVTTDQELEGFQVVRAIACSEVSPERIVHRDTQSYFGILLDDNNRKPIARLHFNAAQKYLGLLDENKVETRYPVDTPADIYRFAEQIREATRQYR; via the coding sequence ATGTACACGGAAATCACCGAACGCTTAGCGAGCCTATCGACGAAGATCAGCAATCAACGTGACTCAATAGAGACTGAAGAAGCAACAAAGAATGCTTTCGTAATGCCTTTCATCTCACATGTCCTAGGGTATGACGTCTTTAATCCTTCTGAGGTTGTACCCGAGTTTACGGCAGACGTTGGAACCAAAAAAGGTGAGAAAATTGACTACGCAATCATTCGTGATGGAACAGCGCAAGTGCTAATCGAGTGCAAAAAAATTGGTGAGCCCCTGCACGTCAAACATGCTTCCCAACTTTTTCGTTACTTTGCTGCAGCAAACGCCCGAATTAGAGTTCTGACAAATGGTGATGAATATCATTTTTTTACGGATCTTGACGCACCAAACCGAATGGATGAAAAGCCCTTCCTCACGCTCACGCTATCAGATATTGACGCAACTCTAGTTCCCGAGTTACACAAGCTTCGTAAAGATGTTTTCGACCTTGAATCTGTAATCAGCGCAGCAGAGGATCTGAAATATATTGGAGAGCTAAGACGGGTTCTTGCTGGGCTTTTTACGACAGCGGACGAAGACTGGGTGAAATTCCTCGCGGCCCGCTTTTATTCTGGGGTTTTGACTGCAAAGATGCGAGAGTACTTTGTTGATCTTGTCGCTAAGGCTTCAAAGCAATTTTTGAATGACAGAATCAACGATCGACTCAAGGCTGCAATGGATGATGGGGTACCTGAGAACACAGAACCGTCCGAATTGGCCAGGGAAACAGATAAGGAAAACCTCATCGTAACAACTGACCAAGAACTAGAGGGCTTCCAAGTTGTTCGTGCTATAGCGTGCAGCGAAGTTTCCCCGGAGCGGATCGTTCATCGCGACACCCAATCGTATTTTGGCATCCTCCTTGACGATAACAACCGCAAACCAATCGCCAGGCTGCATTTCAACGCCGCACAAAAATACCTTGGGCTTCTCGATGAAAACAAGGTTGAGACGAGGTATCCCGTTGATACTCCTGCCGATATTTACCGCTTCGCTGAGCAGATTCGCGAAGCTACTCGCCAATATAGATAA
- a CDS encoding SGNH/GDSL hydrolase family protein, with product MKKHTARWAIPALTTIPLLVLSTLYAPSALASPQENKPTRYVALGDSYASGFGLGNYTPLPAAGCSQSHDNYPHRIAQALGYQLDDATCSGATIANIVSVPQKTTVGAIAPTQLNSLTPETDLVTVTIGGNDMGFYSVLSQCAAWGPQGSLILGKGNNCKAKYAPDGGIDQLRETLEKTVKPAFDNLLATISATAKNAKILVVGYPALFPGAIHVPQDAKGCFTPALTIIPPKTFPDSYPFTTIDTEYLHGVQIEMNDMQKSIAAKHGAQFVDTFRDSGGNTPCASNKNSFISGITMKGLSLADGVMHPNQTGAAFLTVSTMEALTGAGTRP from the coding sequence ATGAAAAAGCACACTGCCCGCTGGGCAATTCCCGCACTCACAACAATTCCTCTACTGGTTTTATCAACACTCTACGCACCCTCAGCTCTCGCTTCCCCCCAAGAGAATAAACCGACACGCTACGTTGCCCTGGGAGATTCCTACGCCTCAGGGTTTGGCCTTGGCAACTATACTCCCCTGCCCGCCGCTGGTTGCTCGCAATCACACGATAACTATCCGCACCGCATTGCACAAGCACTTGGGTATCAACTTGATGATGCAACCTGTTCTGGTGCAACCATTGCAAACATCGTTAGTGTCCCCCAAAAGACAACTGTCGGAGCAATTGCTCCGACACAGCTCAATAGTCTCACCCCCGAAACCGACCTGGTCACCGTTACAATAGGCGGCAATGACATGGGCTTTTACTCCGTACTTTCCCAGTGTGCCGCATGGGGACCTCAGGGCAGCCTTATCCTCGGTAAAGGCAATAACTGCAAAGCAAAATATGCCCCCGACGGCGGGATTGATCAGCTCAGGGAAACACTAGAAAAAACCGTTAAACCTGCCTTTGACAACTTGCTCGCCACGATTTCAGCGACGGCAAAAAACGCAAAGATTCTTGTGGTTGGATACCCCGCTCTTTTCCCCGGAGCCATCCACGTCCCGCAGGATGCAAAAGGTTGTTTCACCCCCGCACTCACGATTATTCCCCCCAAGACCTTTCCAGATTCCTACCCCTTCACCACCATCGATACGGAATATCTTCACGGGGTTCAAATCGAGATGAATGATATGCAGAAAAGCATCGCCGCAAAGCACGGCGCACAATTTGTTGACACATTTCGCGATTCGGGAGGGAACACTCCCTGCGCCTCTAACAAAAACTCATTCATTAGTGGCATCACCATGAAGGGCTTATCTCTCGCCGACGGTGTCATGCATCCCAACCAAACGGGTGCCGCTTTCCTCACCGTAAGTACGATGGAGGCACTTACCGGAGCAGGAACACGACCATAA